From a region of the Sphingopyxis sp. YR583 genome:
- a CDS encoding response regulator, with protein MTMIHNILIVDDHRITQSGLRFLFASLDRYAVVGALDRGATVNAFVQSQPVDLVILDLNLPDVRGINVLAEVVGSRDMTVIILTGETHLGEIHSALKLGARAVVSKSDPLDHIVAACDAALAGEVYISPHITEALGKFQQPPVALSSRQMAILHYLAQGETNKEIAYRLAIAPPTVSFHIAELRRKLDAPHNRKIVERANELNLL; from the coding sequence ATGACGATGATACACAATATTCTGATCGTGGATGACCACCGCATTACCCAGAGCGGACTCCGGTTCCTGTTTGCATCGCTCGATCGCTACGCCGTGGTGGGCGCGCTCGATCGCGGTGCGACGGTAAATGCGTTTGTTCAGTCGCAACCCGTCGATCTCGTTATCCTCGACCTCAATCTGCCCGACGTTCGCGGGATCAACGTCTTGGCGGAAGTTGTCGGATCGCGCGACATGACGGTGATCATCCTGACGGGCGAGACGCATCTGGGCGAGATCCATTCCGCGCTCAAGCTTGGCGCGCGGGCAGTGGTCAGTAAGTCCGACCCGCTTGATCATATTGTCGCAGCTTGCGATGCGGCGCTGGCGGGCGAGGTATATATTTCTCCGCACATCACAGAGGCGCTTGGCAAGTTTCAGCAGCCGCCGGTCGCGCTATCTTCCCGGCAGATGGCAATTCTCCATTATCTGGCGCAAGGGGAGACGAACAAGGAGATCGCCTACCGCCTCGCGATCGCGCCGCCGACCGTCTCCTTTCACATTGCGGAGCTGCGACGCAAACTCGACGCGCCGCATAACCGCAAGATCGTCGAACGCGCGAACGAGCTAAACCTACTTTGA
- a CDS encoding PaaI family thioesterase — protein sequence MDEFSNDATVIRIRASFAKQGLMTTLGAMLGEIRPGSVEVILPVSRSVSQQHGFVHGGAVSAIADTAAGYSALSLMPAGRGVLTTEFKINLVAPAAGDLIIARGRVVKAGRTLTLVQAEVFADRSGDQKLVALLTATMMSLEDRDDIVD from the coding sequence ATGGACGAATTTTCAAACGACGCCACGGTGATCCGCATCCGTGCAAGTTTCGCCAAACAAGGCCTGATGACCACCCTTGGAGCGATGCTGGGCGAGATCAGGCCGGGATCTGTCGAGGTCATCCTGCCGGTTTCGCGCTCGGTTTCGCAGCAACATGGATTTGTCCATGGCGGCGCCGTCAGTGCGATCGCCGACACGGCTGCGGGATATTCAGCCCTGAGCCTTATGCCGGCAGGCCGCGGCGTTCTGACCACGGAGTTCAAGATTAATCTCGTCGCACCGGCGGCTGGCGATCTCATTATTGCACGGGGCCGCGTCGTGAAGGCGGGCCGAACCCTGACGCTCGTGCAGGCCGAGGTGTTCGCCGATCGTTCCGGCGATCAAAAGCTGGTCGCGTTGCTGACAGCAACGATGATGAGCCTCGAAGATCGGGACGACATTGTCGACTAG
- a CDS encoding alpha/beta fold hydrolase — translation MQIHLVPGFMFEFDLWSGMLPAFSKLGEVVHVDTTRDASIAESREMHEHIPLSTMILIDHCGHLIPLEQPSLLADSISKSLTPGR, via the coding sequence ATGCAGATTCATCTTGTCCCCGGCTTCATGTTCGAGTTCGATCTCTGGAGCGGCATGCTGCCCGCCTTCTCCAAGCTGGGCGAGGTGGTACATGTCGATACGACACGCGACGCGTCGATTGCTGAAAGCCGGGAAATGCATGAGCATATCCCGCTATCGACCATGATCCTGATCGATCATTGCGGACATTTGATCCCCCTGGAACAGCCAAGCCTTCTTGCTGACTCAATCTCGAAGTCTCTGACACCGGGGCGCTAG
- a CDS encoding ANTAR domain-containing response regulator — protein MRIAIIDTSTTRAAIISDGLREAGLDDLVLIDPAGAVVAQIEAAKPEVILVNLENPSRDLLEDFFAMSRALARPIAMFVDQSDAEATGAAIDAGVSAYVVDGLSKQRIKPVIDLAVRRFQAFSRLQRELDDAKNALVERSTIDRAKAILMKRRHIDEPAAYALLRKQAMSTNRRIAEIAEAIVTSDALLGDME, from the coding sequence ATGAGGATCGCGATTATCGATACCAGCACGACGCGCGCCGCCATCATATCGGATGGTCTGCGCGAGGCTGGTCTCGACGACCTCGTGCTGATTGATCCGGCGGGCGCTGTCGTTGCCCAAATCGAGGCCGCGAAACCCGAAGTCATATTGGTCAATCTCGAAAACCCGAGCCGTGACCTGCTCGAAGATTTCTTTGCGATGTCGCGCGCGCTCGCGCGGCCGATCGCGATGTTTGTGGATCAGAGCGACGCCGAAGCGACCGGTGCGGCCATCGACGCGGGCGTTTCGGCCTATGTTGTCGACGGACTGTCGAAACAGCGCATCAAGCCGGTCATCGATCTCGCCGTCCGGAGGTTCCAAGCCTTTTCGCGGCTCCAGCGCGAACTCGACGATGCCAAAAATGCATTGGTCGAGCGCTCAACGATCGATCGAGCCAAGGCGATCCTGATGAAACGGCGCCATATCGACGAACCCGCAGCCTACGCCCTATTGCGAAAACAGGCGATGAGCACGAACCGCCGGATCGCCGAGATTGCCGAAGCCATCGTGACGAGCGACGCGCTCCTGGGAGATATGGAATGA